From one Luteipulveratus mongoliensis genomic stretch:
- a CDS encoding amidohydrolase: protein MSARLPTQHLGTDLVDAVRSEVDDIAPELIQVRRDLHAHPELSWQETRSTELLAEQLTAAGIEHRLLPGSGLIADVGPRDADRRVALRADLDALPIPDRSGLPFASTVEGVAHACGHDVHTTAVLGAALALKKHEQALTAHGRAVRFLFQPAEEIVPGGAHHVMDHGGLDAVHQVLAVHCDPSVDVGQVGLVTGAITSACDAVHITLSGKGGHTSRPHLTQDLTFALAKVVTDVPAALSRRLDPRAGAALVWGQVHAGNAANVIPATGSVSGTLRILDAEVWHQLGDLVEQLVAEIVAPYGVTATTDHVRGVPPVVNSAAAVLSLSRAASAALGADAVVPTQQSLGGEDFSWYLGSVPGAMARLGTRTPGGPTYELHQGDLVVDERAITYGAQLLATAALYHGAVEDDSPLR, encoded by the coding sequence GTGAGCGCTCGACTTCCTACCCAGCATCTCGGCACCGACCTCGTCGATGCCGTACGCAGCGAGGTCGACGACATCGCTCCTGAGCTGATCCAGGTCCGCCGCGACCTGCACGCTCACCCCGAGCTGTCCTGGCAGGAGACGCGGTCAACCGAGTTGCTGGCCGAGCAGCTGACCGCGGCCGGTATCGAGCACCGTCTGCTGCCCGGCAGCGGCCTGATCGCCGATGTCGGGCCGCGTGACGCGGACCGACGGGTCGCGCTGCGCGCCGACCTGGACGCCCTGCCGATCCCGGACCGTTCGGGGCTGCCCTTCGCCTCGACCGTCGAGGGTGTCGCCCACGCGTGCGGCCACGACGTCCACACGACAGCTGTCCTGGGTGCGGCGCTTGCCCTCAAGAAGCACGAGCAGGCCCTGACCGCTCATGGTCGGGCCGTGCGATTCCTGTTCCAGCCGGCCGAGGAGATCGTGCCGGGCGGCGCCCACCACGTGATGGATCACGGTGGCCTCGACGCCGTTCACCAGGTGCTGGCCGTGCACTGCGATCCGAGCGTCGACGTCGGCCAGGTCGGGCTGGTGACCGGCGCGATCACCTCCGCGTGCGACGCGGTGCACATCACGCTCAGCGGCAAGGGCGGCCACACATCACGGCCGCATCTCACCCAGGACCTGACCTTCGCGCTGGCCAAGGTCGTCACCGACGTCCCGGCCGCGCTGTCCCGTCGGCTCGACCCACGCGCCGGCGCTGCGCTCGTCTGGGGTCAGGTGCACGCCGGCAACGCCGCCAACGTCATCCCCGCGACGGGCTCGGTCTCGGGCACGTTGCGGATCCTCGACGCCGAGGTCTGGCACCAGCTGGGCGACCTCGTCGAGCAGCTGGTCGCCGAGATCGTCGCCCCCTACGGCGTCACCGCGACGACCGACCACGTGCGCGGCGTGCCGCCGGTGGTCAACTCCGCCGCCGCTGTGCTGTCGCTCAGTCGCGCGGCGAGTGCGGCCCTCGGCGCGGATGCCGTCGTCCCGACCCAGCAGTCGCTGGGTGGTGAGGACTTCTCCTGGTACCTCGGCTCGGTCCCGGGCGCCATGGCCAGGCTCGGTACGCGTACGCCTGGGGGACCGACGTACGAGCTCCACCAGGGCGACCTGGTCGTCGACGAACGAGCCATCACCTATGGCGCTCAGCTGTTGGCGACGGCCGCGCTGTACCACGGTGCTGTGGAGGACGACTCACCGCTCCGGTAA